CACGTCGCCCACGTCGCGGAGCTTGCGGAAGGGGATGGACCCGCGGTCGGGGAAGTCAGACATGGGGAGCGCGGCCGCGGAGGGCCGGGAGGACGACGAAGTAGCCGACGAGAAACGCCAGCGATCCGAGGATGACGATGAGGCTCGCCCAGAGCGGCATCTCCGTTCGGCGCGTCACGACCCCTTCGAGGAGCGCGGCGAACGCGAACACGGGCACGAGGCCGACGACGATCTTCAGCCCGCGGACCGCGCCTCTACGGAGTGCCGCGAGTCGCGGATACGTCCCGGGCAGCAGGACGGCGTTCCACATCGTCAGGCCCGCGCCGCCAGCCACGACGATGGCCGCCAGCTCGAGCGTCCCGTGGATCATCACGACGCGGAACCACTTGGCGAGGAGCCCTTCGGCGGCGAACAGGTGCGCGAAGGTGCCGACCATGATCCCGTTCTGCACCAGCACCCAGCCCGTCCCGACCGAGGCGCCCGGGACCGGCGCGCCAGGGAAGAAGCCCGTGAACGCGAGGAACGACACGCGGATGTTGTTGAACGCGATGCCCAGCGTCATGTCGAGCTGGCGGGCCTCCTTGTAGACCGCGAAGGGGTCGCCCGCCTCGATGTTCGCCTGGGACATGTTGACGTAGCCGTCGCCCAGGATGAGCCGGACGAACGTGGCGTCGCCGACCGACGAGACGGCGCCGACGCCGATCGCACCGAGGAACAGGAGGAGCGAGGCCAGGAGGGCGCCGCGGGCCTCGTAGACGGCCTCGGGCACCTCGTGCGTCCAGAACCGGACGAGCCGGCCGCGCTCCTCGCGGCGGTTCCGGTAGACCTGCGCGTGGGCCTGCGCCGAGAGGTCGTTGAGGTAGGCCGCCGTCGCCGAGCCGGGGTAGAACGTCTTGGCGTAGGCGAGGTCGTCGCCGAGGCGGACGTAGGCGTCGGCCAGCGCGTCGGGGTCGACCGCGCCGTCGGCGTCGAGGAGCCCTTCGAGGGCGCGCCAGGTCGGGGCGCGGCGGCGGACGAAGACGGCTTCGCGCACGGGGTGGCAGCGGGGGGAGCGTGACGGGCCGGAAGGTACCCCCGGTGCTCAGATGGGGCACCCGCACCGACTCCCCGAGCGGCTTGACCCGGGCGCACGGCGGCCGATACCCGGGGCAGACTCCGCCCGCGCCCCATGTCCGCCCCCGTCATCTCCACCTGGTTCTACGCCGAGCGCGAGGGGGAGGAGAGCGTCTACCCCCAGGTCGGCGGCCGGTCGTCGTCGACGTGGTTCCAGTCGGTCTACTGGCGGTGCGTGGTGGACTTCTTCGCCGCCAGCGCGCGCGTCAACCCCGACGCCCGGCACCGGCTCTACACGAACCTCGACGCGGTCCCCGACATCGACGGGTTCGACACAGCGACCTTCCTGGCCCGGCACGGCGTCGAGGTCGTCGTCCTCCCCTACACGTCGAAGCCGCCGGCCGGCTGGCACTCGGCGTGGACCAACCAGTTCTACGTCCTCGACGTCACGGCCCACCTCGCCGAGACGCTCCCCGAGGCGGACACGGTCGGCGTCCTCCTCGACTCCGACTGCGTGTTCACCCGGTCCATCGGGCCCCTCGTCGAAGCCGCCCGCGAGCACGGCGCGCTCACGTTCGACGCCCACGTGGCCGACGACGACGAGATGAACGGGCTCTCGCCCCGCCAGCTCGGCCGGCTCCTCGCCGAGATGGACGGCGTCGGCGGCGACGGGGCCTCGCCGGTCGTGCCCTACCTCGGCGGCGAGATCGTGGCCGGCACGCGCGACGCGCTCCGGGCCGTCGTGCGGGAGGCACAAGCCGTGTGGCCGGAGATGGTCCGCCGTCACGAGGCGGGCGAGCCGAAGACGAACGAGGAGGCCCACCTCCTGAGCGCCGTCTACCACCGCCTCGGGCTGCCCGTCGGCACGGCCGACCCCTTCATCGACCGGATGTTCACGTGGTTCACCGGCGCGACCGTCCGCCCCGGCCACGAGGCGATGATGGTCTGGCACCTCCCCAACGAAAAGCGGCTCGGCCTCCGGCGCCTGTTCCGGGCCGTCCGCGACGACGACTCGTGGTTCTGGACGCTCCCCGTCGGCGACGCGTGGCGCCAGCGGCTCGGCCGGACGCTCGGCGTGCCGCGCCGGACGCCTGCCAAGTGGGTCCGCGACGTCGGCCGCGCCGTCCGCGACAAGGTCGAGCGGCCGGCGTAGGGAAGGATCGGGGGATGAGGGGCCTCGAAACGGCCCGCCTCCCTCCCCTCCCCTCACGCGCCGAGGCCGAGGTAGTTGTCGGGGCCGGGGACGACGAGGTTCCGCAGCCGCCCCAGCCCGAACGCGAACCGCCCGTAGGCGGCCCAGGCCCGGAGGCGGTCGGCCCCCGAGAGCGGCGCGTGCGTGATGGCCTTCGCGAACTCGACGGCGCGGCCGGCCGACGGCAGCAGCGGCCCGGTCGGGCGGACGCCCGTCTCGTACTCGATGTAGTCGCGGCGCGAGAGGTGGCGCGCGCTGCCGGCGTGGTGGCGCTGCTCGAAGAGCGGCGCGTCGAGGTAGGCGATGGGCCCGCGGAGCAGGAGCTCGGCGCAGAGGGCGTCCTCGACGCCCGGCATCGCGAACGGCCGCGACTGGCGGACCGCCTCGGCGCGGAAGACGGCGTAGACCAGCCACTGCCCCGGCTTGTCGCGGAGGAACCGGAGGAGTCGGGCGCCGGGGTCCGGCCCGTCGAGCGCGCGCTGCGTGTCGGGCGTCCACGCCCAGACCCCGCCGTCGCCGTCGTGGAAGCCGCCGGCCTCGGCGTCGTACGGGTACGGCGCGCCCGCGTCGTCGACGAGGCGGAGCGCCGTGTGGGCGCCGACGGCCTCGGGACGCGCGTCCAGCTCCGCGAGGCACCGCGCGGCGTAGTCCGGGAGCGGGACGTCGTCGTGGGCGGCCCACTTCACGAACGGCGCGCCGGTCTCGAGCGCGAGCGCCATCGACCGGTTGAAGTTGCCATTCGCGCCGAGGTTCGCCTCGTTGCGGTGGTAGCGGATGCGGGGGTCCGCCTCGGCCGCCGCCCGAGCGATCTCGGCCGTGCCGTCGGTCGAGGCGTTGTCGGTGACGACGGCGACCCAGCGTTCTTCGGTCTGCGCCTGGAGCGCCTCGAGGGCGCGGGGCAGGTACCGCTCTCCGTTGTAGACAGGGACGGCGAACGCGATCCGGGGCGCCGTCACGTCAGGCGGCGGCGAATTGGGCGATGGCGTCGTCATAGATGACCCGGAGCTCGCGGTAGTTGACGTCGCGGGAGTACCGCTCGGCAAAGCGCATCCGCGTCTGGGCGCGCATGGCGTCGAGGCGGTCGGGGTCGGACGTGAGCTCGCGGATGGCGGCGGCGAGCGCCGCGGCGTCGCCGCGCGGAAACAGCCGACCGGTCACGCCGTCCTCGATCATCTCGGAGAACGCGCCGTGGTCGGTCGCCACGACGGGCGTCCCGACGCCCATCGCCTCGACGGCCACGAGCGGCCAGCCCTCGTACCACATCGACGGCGCCACGAGGAGCCCGGCCGTGGCCATCGTCCAGACCATCGCGTCGGGATCGAGCCAGCCGAGCCACTCGATCCGGTCGTCGGCCTCGGCCGCCTCGCGGACGAGGTCGGCGAGCTCGCCGTCGCCCGCGATCTTGAGCGTCGGGAGCGTCGGGTCGAGTGCCCAAGCGTCGAGGAGGACGCTGAGCCCCTTCCCGTTCGCCAGGCGACCGGCGAACAGGACGTGGTCGCCCCCCGGGCCGTCGATGGGGACCCCCTCGGCCGCGTTGTGCTTCACGGCGATCCGGTCGGCCGGGAGCCCGCCGTCGGCGAGCACACCCCGCGCGAACTCGCTCAGCGCGACGTACCGGTCGACGGCGTGGTCCCACGTGCCGAGCGCGCGGTGAGCAGCGATGGTGCTCGCCACGGCCGCCGTCGCCGCCGCGCTCCCGCGGTAGCACTTGTGCCGGACGGCCGGCGCCGCGAACGCCTTCCCCACGCAGTCGTGGCAGAGCCGGCCATCCCGCAGCAGGAGGTTGCCCGGGCACACCATCCGGAAGTTGTGGAGCGTGTGGACCGTGGCCGCACCGCCCGCGTGGGCCGCGTGGAACACCGACGGCGACGCCAGCGGCAGCGTGTTGTGGACGTGGACCACGTCGACCCCCTCGGCCTCGACGATCCGGCGGACCTCGGCGTAGGCCTCGCGACTCCACAGCGTCCGCGTGGCGAGCGCCAGCCGGCCCATCCCGTCGACGTCGTCGTTGTGGAGCTCGTAGCAGAGCACGCGGTGGCCCCGCTCTTCCAGGAGCTCGCGCTCGCGCTCGTAGACGCCGTCCTCCCCGCCCCGGTGCTGGTAGACGTTGTGGACGAGCAGGACCGTCAGCGGGGAGTCGCTGAGGTCCTCGGCCAGGAGCGACCCGCTGCGAACCGGGGCACGGAGGGCAGGAGCGATCGTCATCATGAGAGCGAGGCGCTGAGGAGGGCCTCGCGGCCGGGGGCCCCGATCGCACTGCCCGTGGATCCGTCGAGGCTGGCCAGGCCGTCCCCCGCCGGCGGCCGGTCCAGGCCGAGCACCTCGGCGTAGAGCGCGTTGACGGCGTCACCGTTGGCCTGCCAGCTCAGCTCGTGGGCCCGGGCGATGGCCCCGCGGCTCCGACGGTCGTAGCCGGCGGGATCGGAAGCCAGCGTCGTCACGGCCTCGGCGAGACGGCGGACCGCCTCGTCAGGCGTCGTCACCGGGACCGGCACGCCGCA
This sequence is a window from Rubrivirga marina. Protein-coding genes within it:
- a CDS encoding stage II sporulation protein M, producing MREAVFVRRRAPTWRALEGLLDADGAVDPDALADAYVRLGDDLAYAKTFYPGSATAAYLNDLSAQAHAQVYRNRREERGRLVRFWTHEVPEAVYEARGALLASLLLFLGAIGVGAVSSVGDATFVRLILGDGYVNMSQANIEAGDPFAVYKEARQLDMTLGIAFNNIRVSFLAFTGFFPGAPVPGASVGTGWVLVQNGIMVGTFAHLFAAEGLLAKWFRVVMIHGTLELAAIVVAGGAGLTMWNAVLLPGTYPRLAALRRGAVRGLKIVVGLVPVFAFAALLEGVVTRRTEMPLWASLIVILGSLAFLVGYFVVLPALRGRAPHV
- a CDS encoding glycosyltransferase family 2 protein, yielding MTTPSPNSPPPDVTAPRIAFAVPVYNGERYLPRALEALQAQTEERWVAVVTDNASTDGTAEIARAAAEADPRIRYHRNEANLGANGNFNRSMALALETGAPFVKWAAHDDVPLPDYAARCLAELDARPEAVGAHTALRLVDDAGAPYPYDAEAGGFHDGDGGVWAWTPDTQRALDGPDPGARLLRFLRDKPGQWLVYAVFRAEAVRQSRPFAMPGVEDALCAELLLRGPIAYLDAPLFEQRHHAGSARHLSRRDYIEYETGVRPTGPLLPSAGRAVEFAKAITHAPLSGADRLRAWAAYGRFAFGLGRLRNLVVPGPDNYLGLGA
- a CDS encoding glycosyltransferase; this translates as MTIAPALRAPVRSGSLLAEDLSDSPLTVLLVHNVYQHRGGEDGVYERERELLEERGHRVLCYELHNDDVDGMGRLALATRTLWSREAYAEVRRIVEAEGVDVVHVHNTLPLASPSVFHAAHAGGAATVHTLHNFRMVCPGNLLLRDGRLCHDCVGKAFAAPAVRHKCYRGSAAATAAVASTIAAHRALGTWDHAVDRYVALSEFARGVLADGGLPADRIAVKHNAAEGVPIDGPGGDHVLFAGRLANGKGLSVLLDAWALDPTLPTLKIAGDGELADLVREAAEADDRIEWLGWLDPDAMVWTMATAGLLVAPSMWYEGWPLVAVEAMGVGTPVVATDHGAFSEMIEDGVTGRLFPRGDAAALAAAIRELTSDPDRLDAMRAQTRMRFAERYSRDVNYRELRVIYDDAIAQFAAA